The DNA window CGCGCGAGCAGATCACCACCGTGCAGGGACGCGGGCGGATGCTGAATTTGCGCGACAAGCTCTATCCGCTGATCGCGCTGGGCCAGGCGTTCAACATCCCGGAAGCGGTCGCCGAACCGACCGAAGGGATGGTGGTGATCCTGCAGGCCGACAGCCAGACCTACGGGATCGTGCTCGACGATCTGCTGGGCCAGCAGCAGGTGGTGATCAAGACCCTGGGCAACCATTTCCGCGAGATCAAGGGCATCAGCGGCGGGGCGATCCTGGGCGACGGAAGCATCGGGCTGATCATCGAGCCGGGCGGCCTGATGGAACTGCACCAGGCCGCGTGAGGCAGGCGGCGGCACGCGTCGGACAGCACGCCCGAAGCCGGGACGACCGGACCGCCACCGGTCCGCGAAATGCTTGCCTTCGACATCTCCCGCCGGTATTATTGCTGATCTTTAGCGCGGCACACACGATCTGTGGTATAGGAGATGTTCATTGCAGGCGTTATCGGAACTCAAGTACGACGCGAACGGTCTGATCCCGGCGATTATCCAGGACGTGGAGACGCAGGAAGTGCTCATGATGGCCTACATGAATGAGCAGTCTCTGCGGGCCACCATCGAGACGGGCAAGACCCACTTCTGGTCGCGGTCCCGCCAGAAGTACTGGATGAAGGGCGAGAGTTCGGGACACCTCCAGCACGTCCGCGGCATTTACGTCGACTGCGACCGGGACACTCTGCTGATCACGGTCACACAGGAAGGCGGAGCCTGTCACGAGGGGTTCCGCAGTTGCTTCGCCCGCAAGCTCGACGGCGATCAGTGGACGGTGACGGGCAAGAAGGTGTTCGATCCGGACCAGGTGTACCGGGGTTCCTGATTCGACCCCGGATGGGGCGAGGTCGGCGAGAGTGATG is part of the Phycisphaerae bacterium genome and encodes:
- the hisI gene encoding phosphoribosyl-AMP cyclohydrolase; the protein is MQALSELKYDANGLIPAIIQDVETQEVLMMAYMNEQSLRATIETGKTHFWSRSRQKYWMKGESSGHLQHVRGIYVDCDRDTLLITVTQEGGACHEGFRSCFARKLDGDQWTVTGKKVFDPDQVYRGS